One genomic window of Medicago truncatula cultivar Jemalong A17 chromosome 1, MtrunA17r5.0-ANR, whole genome shotgun sequence includes the following:
- the LOC25483024 gene encoding plasmodesmata-located protein 2 translates to MSFTLKTIFLSFILALFTNLNPPHFAESSSDYTTLVYKGCSKETFIDPNGIYSQTLSTLFGSLVSQSTKTKFYKTTFGSGQNSITGLFQCRGDLTNSACYNCVKTLPILSNRICGKTIAARVQLLGCYLLYEVAGYTQISGMQMLYKTCGITNVAGSGFGERRDAALSAMEIGVVSGHGFYTTNYMAFYVLGQCEGDIGDSDCGQCVKTAVQRAQVECGNSISGEIFLHKCFISYGYYPNGVPSRHSSYSSFSSGQDPGKTAAIILGGIAGVAFLVIFLLFARNLTKKHNDY, encoded by the exons ATGAGTTTCACCTTAAAAACcatatttctttcatttattctAGCTTTATTTACTAATCTTAACCCACCTCATTTTGCAGAATCTTCTTCAGATTACACTACATTGGTCTACAAAGGTTGTTCAAAAGAGACTTTTATAGATCCAAATGGAATATACTCACAAACACTTTCTACACTCTTTGGTTCACTAGTTTCACAATCCACCAAAACAAAGTTCTATAAAACCACTTTTGGTAGTGGCCAAAACAGTATAACTGGTTTGTTCCAATGCAGAGGGGATCTCACCAATTCTGCTTGCTACAATTGTGTAAAGACACTACCAATTTTGTCCAACAGAATTTGTGGCAAAACCATAGCTGCAAGAGTTCAGCTTCTTGGTTGTTATTTACTGTATGAAGTTGCTGGTTATACCCAAATATCAG GTATGCAGATGCTCTACAAGACATGTGGGATAACAAATGTTGCTGGAAGTGGTTTTGGGGAGAGAAGAGATGCTGCTTTATCAGCAATGGAAATTGGGGTTGTTAGTGGTCATGGTTTTTATACAACAAACTATATGGCCTTTTATGTTTTGGGACAATGTGAAGGTGATATTGGTGACTCTGATTGTGGACAATGTGTGAAAACTGCTGTTCAGAGAGCTCAAGTTGAATGTGGCAACTCTATTTCTGGTGAAATCTTTTTGCATAAGTGTTTCATTAGTTATGGCTATTATCCTAATGGAGTTCCATCTAGACATTCTTCATACTCCTCATTTTCTTCAG GGCAAGATCCAGGGAAAACAGCTGCTATAATACTAGGAGGAATTGCTGGAGTGGCTTTTCTAGTTATATTCTTGCTATTTGCTAGGAATTTGACAAAGAAACACAATG ATTATTGA
- the LOC112418622 gene encoding CAX-interacting protein 4, with translation MPATAGRVRMPANNRVHSSAALQTHGIWQSAIGYDPYAPNKDDKDASQSQPNAGPDADNAYASFQGLLQLAKITNSEVDVSRGACKKCGRVGHLKFQCKNNVKIKDDKEEKDFDAMQSLGLVRMDKLKGKAEKVDKGSNVESSEEEEDDSESSDSEIDSEIERAIVKRSGKKVSEKRGSYRKKDDSDDDESDKDSDRKRKKRGREKKRSVKTKRDASASDDSVERRRRKKKREHRRSRRDKSPDDSDEYRHKKRKSRKEKRRRRSRVSDSDSETSEDSTSRHKRKSKRTSSSTDSDSGDGYNGSRKGRDTKKSEKRKRRHHGDDD, from the coding sequence ATGCCGGCTACAGCAGGTAGGGTTCGCATGCCTGCGAACAACAGGGTTCACAGTAGTGCAGCCCTCCAAACCCATGGCATATGGCAGAGTGCCATTGGCTATGACCCTTATGCACCTAATAAGGATGACAAGGATGCTTCTCAAAGTCAGCCAAATGCAGGGCCCGATGCAGATAATGCATATGCCAGCTTCCAAGGACTTCTACAGCTTGCTAAGATAACCAATTCTGAAGTGGATGTGTCCCGTGGAGCTTGCAAGAAGTGTGGCCGTGTTGGGCACCTCAAGTTTCAGTGCAAGAAcaatgtgaaaatcaaagatGACAAGGAGGAGAAGGATTTTGATGCAATGCAGTCACTGGGGTTGGTTCGAATGGATAAGTTGAAGGGAAAGGCTGAGAAGGTGGATAAGGGAAGCAATGTTGAGAGCTCAGAAGAGGAGGAAGATGATAGTGAGAGTTCAGATTCTGAGATTGATTCAGAGATTGAGAGAGCTATTGTTAAAAGGTCTGGGAAGAAAGTTAGTGAGAAGAGAGGTTCTTATAGAAAGAAGGATGACTCAGATGATGATGAGTCAGACAAAGATTCTGACcgaaagagaaaaaagagaggTAGGGAAAAGAAAAGGAGTGTTAAGACTAAGAGGGATGCTAGTGCTTCAGATGATTCCGTTgaaaggaggaggaggaagaaaaAGAGGGAGCACAGGAGAAGCAGGAGGGACAAGTCTCCAGATGACAGTGATGAATATAGGCACAAGAAAAGGAAGAGTAGGAAGGAGAAGAGGAGAAGGAGAAGTCGTGTTTCAGATTCTGATTCTGAAACATCCGAGGATTCTACTTCGCGGCATAAGCGAAAAAGCAAGAGGACTTCATCATCAACTGACAGTGATTCGGGTGATGGATATAATGGTTCAAGGAAGGGTAGGGATACCAAAAAAtcagaaaagaggaagagacgCCACCATGGAGATGATGATTAG